A genomic region of Desulfuromonas sp. TF contains the following coding sequences:
- a CDS encoding GSU3473 family protein — translation MTVEVIFKNGRKGYVNRSELNMLINSRLIQSFKRADGWVRIGMDPLRQRGDLSYSGEEKRAHY, via the coding sequence ATGACGGTTGAAGTTATATTCAAAAACGGCAGAAAAGGATATGTGAACAGGTCGGAATTGAACATGCTGATTAACTCAAGGCTGATACAGAGTTTCAAGCGTGCCGATGGATGGGTGCGCATCGGCATGGATCCGCTCCGGCAGAGAGGCGATTTAAGCTACTCCGGAGAGGAAAAGCGTGCTCATTACTGA